In Lacerta agilis isolate rLacAgi1 chromosome 8, rLacAgi1.pri, whole genome shotgun sequence, one genomic interval encodes:
- the LOC117052022 gene encoding LOW QUALITY PROTEIN: protein RoBo-1-like (The sequence of the model RefSeq protein was modified relative to this genomic sequence to represent the inferred CDS: inserted 1 base in 1 codon) — MDDCANAAMELYFGPGKALRTIAFCCNEKSCGRVKPNLPPLEVNXNGKQCPACHEWSSTCKEVVVNCTGANIYCFDVSAHVHSGKCNPRCSMTWTPIPPFHLFSHRSMCKPSHADLRHATLHFQRQKTVDRTLKGCTSRSFCTLLKTGPHFMLGASDELRKAECSPDVSRGAQCSDLLLPTFSGLLLLKILS; from the exons ATGGATGACTGTGCCAATGCTGCCATGGAATTGTACTTTGGACCTGGGAAAGCCTTAAGGACAATTGCCTTCTGCTGCAATGAGAAGTCCTGTGGCAGAGTTAAACCTAACT TGCCACCATTAGAAGTGA TGAATGGAAAGCAGTGCCCTGCCTGCCACGAATGGTCAAGCACATGCAAAGAGGTGGTGGTGAATTGCACGGGAGCCAACATATACTGCTTTGATGTATCTGCACACGTGCATTCTGGTAAGTGCAACCCCAGATGCAGCATGACTTGGACCCCAATTCCCCCTTTCCACCTATTTTCACATAGGAGCATGTGTAAGCCGAGCCATGCTGATTTAAGGCATGCCACTCTTCATTTCCAAAGAC AAAAAACTGTGGACAGGACCCTTAAAGGCTGCACTAGTAGGTCCTTCTGTACCTTATTAAAAACTGGCCCGCACTTCATGTTGGGGGCTTCTGATGAGCTTAGGAAGGCAGAATGTTCACCAGATGTTTCCCGGGGAGCTCAGTGCTCTGATCTCCTCCTTCCAACCTTCTCTGGGCTCCTGCTCCTGAAGATCCTCTCATAA
- the LOC117052023 gene encoding phospholipase A2 inhibitor and Ly6/PLAUR domain-containing protein-like — translation MQDLQSLFPFFVILTTGASLECEVCYGLGTRCSGRMTTCSPKKDTCVIAFTENTLEGRKIHTVEKTCDSSKVCSTPPTYFYLGLGRTFRMYLVCCTGDNCKKARPKLPQVEKKVNGKQCPTCYSSSDVCHAKVVNCTGLESYCFDVATITYLMLLLQKILS, via the exons ATGCAAGATCTCCAGAGCCTCTTCCCCTTCTTTGTTATTCTAACTACAG GTGCTTCTCTGGAGTGCGAAGTTTGTTACGGCCTTGGGACCAGATGCAGCGGCAGGATGACGACCTGTTCTCCTAAGAAAGACACTTGTGTCATTGCATTTACTGAAAATACTCTGG AAGGACGTAAAATTCACACCGTAGAGAAAACCTGTGATTCTTCCAAGGTCTGCTCCACTCCCCCAACGTACTTTTATCTTGGGTTGGGGAGAACCTTCAGGATGTACTTGGTCTGTTGCACAGGGGACAACTGCAAAAAAGCCAGGCctaaat TACCCCAAGTAGAAAAGAAGGTCAATGGAAAGCAGTGCCCTACATGTTACTCCTCGTCAGACGTGTGCCATGCGAAGGTGGTGAATTGCACCGGCTTGGAGAGCTACTGCTTTGATGTGGCCACAATCACCTATCTTA TGCTTCTGCTGCAGAAGATCCTTTCGTAA